The sequence below is a genomic window from Desulfobulbus oligotrophicus.
GTCTTATGGACCAGGGCGCCATGACGAATCGAAGTGAAAATACCATCCATCGAATCATCCACCGGCAGGACAAAACAGGCGGACAACTGACCAAGATCAGTACCGGCATTCATCAGACACGGCGAATTCGGTAAAAAGTCGAGATGATAGATCATGGAAAAAAACCGGTCTGCCAGCTCTTCATAATCCGGTTGATCACTGTCAACCCGGGCCACGGCATTGGCAACGCGATGACAAAGGGTCTCCCAGTTCTCAAGAGGCGTACCTGTCACATCTTTGAGATAATATCGTCGCTCCAGCACAGTTTCTGCGGTATCCGTCAACTGCTGTCTCGGTATGCTTCTGGTCATTACGGCCTCTTTTTGTGCATTCATCTTGTGTATTCCTCTCCTTGCCCGCTGAGGATCAACCAGGGTTGACAGTCGCTCCTGTTTGCGCATAAAATCTGCCTGCAAAGTCCTTTTTCACCATGCAGCGATGGGCCTGCAACAGGCCGCCTGAACCTCTAAAGCGAGAGCACATTATCACAACATATAGCGCCATTCAAGAGCAAAGAGCACCATATGAAGTGTTTTTTAAAAAGTGCGCGTTTTCAAAGAGTTCGTCTTCAAACCCGGTACTACACCCCAAAAACAGAATGTGCTTTCATACCGGATTCTCTCTGCATCCAGCCGGCATCCAGCCGGCTCCACGACAGCAAAACAATACATGCAGCATCTTTTGTCAGGATTTTGATGCTTCTTGCTGCTTGCGGATTCCCGACACCATCAGTATATTGCGGCTTTCTTCCGTACGCAGTCAACTGTACACGCAGCCGAGTCTTTCGTTCTGTTTGTACATGCCCACAACCATTGCCTGTTAGAGGACATTATCTGCCCATGTTGAAGTCATTTTTACTCTGCATCACCCTCCTGCTACCGTTCACCTCCCTGGCGCAGGATCTCGACAAAATCAATAGTGACGGTGACCTGTACTGGTCGGTTCAGACATCCTGGCCGATTCCGGTAAAATCCCGTGCCATCGTCCAGTCACTGGACAACAAGAAGGTTTTTATTCTGGGGACCAATGCCAAGGTCTACATCTTCACCTCGGACGGTAAACGGTTGGGTGTTATTCCTGTTGACCCGAACGTCGCTGCCATTGATATCGCTCCCCGCGGCGAAATGCTCTACCTGGTGAACAACAAAACCAACACCTACACAGCCATTGATGTCAGCTTCAAACAGAATATCGATATCAGCGGAGCCCCGATACGCGGCGCAGCCGACGCACCGGTCACGCTGGTCGTGTTTTCAGACTTTGAATGTCCATGGTGCAGCAAACTCGAGCCGGTGCTGGCAGAACTGCTGGCACAAAATCAAGAGACACTGCGTATTGTTTTCAAACACCTTCCTCTGCCCATGCACCCGCAGGCTGAAACAGCAGCACTGGCAGCAATCGCTGCGCAGCAACAGGGAAAATTCTGGGAAATGCATGACGCCCTCTTCCAAAATACTACTTGGAACCGCAACACTGTTGACGAAACCGCCCTGCGGATCGGCCTCAACATGGAACAGTACCGGGTTGCCATGAGCAGCCCGCAGACAGTGGAGCAACTTGCCAAAGACAAGAGCGATGCCCAGGCAGCCGAGGTCACAGCTACGCCCTCGTTGTTCATAAACGGCCGTCCGGTGCGTGATCGCTCCCTGCCGAACCTGCAGAAGATGGTTGCCGAGGCGTTGGAAGCCAGTGCGACCAAGTAAGACAAAACACTCTGCAGCTCTTCATGCAGAGATCTCGCAGGACCTTGCATTTACCGACAACCAGACAGTGCAGCAACTCTTTGGCGACCTCAACCGGAACCTGCTCATTATTGAACAGGCCACAGGCGTCAAGATACATGCAAGGGGCAACGGTGTGAAGATCACCGGCCCGGCCCATGCTGTGGAACTGGCTGCCTCCACCCTGGAGCAGATGTATGGTCTCCTGCTCAAGGGGTATCCGGTCTTCGGTCAGGATATTGCCTTTGGTGTCAAGATTCTGGAATCTTCACCCCATATCAGGCTGGAAGAAATATTCCTTGATAAGGTATGCATCACCGCTCGTAAACGGGTTATTTCACCGAAGTCGGTCAACCAGAAACTCTATATTGAGGCGATTCGCAACAACGACATTGTCTTCGGCATCGGCCCGGCTGGAACCGGCAAAACCTATCTGGCCGTGGCCATGGCTGTATCAGCTCTGCTCAAGGAACAGGTGGCTAAAATAATCCTGACCCGCCCTGCTGTGGAGGCCGGAGAAAAACTGGGCTTTCTGCCTGGCGACATGGCACAGAAAGTTGATCCCTACCTCCGGCCGCTCACCGATGCCATCAACGATATGATGGGCCAGGATCGCACCCAGGAGCTGATTGAGCGCGGCATGATCGAGGTGGCGCCTCTGGCCTTCATGCGTGGCCGCACCTTAAACAACGCCTTTATCATTCTTGACGAGGCCCAGAACACGACCCGGGAACAGATGAAGATGTTTCTCACCCGTATCGGTTTTGACTCGCAAGCCGTGATAACCGGAGACATCACCCAGATCGATCTGTCCGGATCGCAGCAGTCCGGGCTGATCCAGGCTGAAAAGATCCTCACCGATATCAAGGGAATCGCCTTCCGGCACTTCTCCAAGGCCGATGTGGTCCGGCACCCCCTGGTCCAGGAAATCATCCAGGCCTACGACCAGCGGGACCAAACGCATTCATCCCGCTCTGCCAAAGAGAGTTGAGAAGATGCCAGTTCACTGCCGGTACTCCCGGGGCACTGATCAGCACCGACTCAACCGCCGTCTGCTTCAGCAACGCTGCGACAGCCTGTTGTACCTGCTTGGACGCACCACTGCCACTGTCAGTGTTGTTTTTATCGATGACCACGAAATGGCGGCCTACAACCTTCAGTACCGCAATAAACAGGGCCCGACCAATGTCCTCTCCTTTCCGGTGGACACTGATAACCGCGACGGCTTTCTTTATCCAGAGGACGAGCTGGGGGATATCTTAATAGCAGTTGACACCGCCCGTCGCGAGGCCATGGAACAGAAGTCCGGTCTCCATCATCGCCTGACCGAACTGATTGTCCACGGCATGCTGCATCTCATCGGTTACGATCATGAACGATCGGAAAGCGAAGCCGAGCATATGCAACATTACGAACAACAACTTTTTCAGCAAATTCAGACAACAAGGAGTTCTCCCATGCCTTTTCTCGCTATTAATGTCGATCATGTGGCCACCATCCGTCAGGCACGCGGCGGAGTGGAACCGGATCCGGTGCTGGCGGCCTCGCTGTGTGAACTGGCCGGTGCCGACGGTATAGTCGTTCATCTGCGGGAAGATCGACGGCATATCCTGGATCGGGATGTCCGTCTCCTGCGACAGACCGTCAAGACCCGCCTGAACCTGGAGATGGCCAACACCCCGGAAATCATTGACCTCGCCCTGGAGGTGAAGCCGGATATGATCACCCTGGTGCCGGAGAAACGCGAGGAACTGACAACAGAGGGCGGGCTTGATGTGCCGGCTCATGCCAAAAACATCGCCAAGACCATTGCCCGTATGCAGGCAGCAGGGATTCCGGTATCGATCTTCATTGACCCGGATGCAACGCAGGCCCAGGCAGCCCTTGATGTCGGCGCCACCTATGTTGAACTGCACACCGGGAACTACTGCGAGGCCCGCACCATGGAGGAACAGGAACAGCAGTACACCCTCATCGAACAGGTCTCGGAACTGGCCTACGAACTGGGACTGAAGATCAATGCCGGTCACGGCCTCGATTACCGCAACGTGCATCCCATTGCCGCCCTGCCCTTTATCGACGAGCTGAGCATCGGTCACGCTGTCATCAGTCGGGCAGTGCTTGTTGGTCTTGAAAATGCGGTGCGGGAGATGCTGACCATTGTCCGCTCGGTTTAACCGTGCTCAAGGCGGGCTGGTGCCGATTCTGTCTCTCCATACGACTGTTGCCGGCAATGAGCCAGCCGCTTGAATATATCTGATGGGTTATCTGTTTATACTGCCCGGCAATCCAATCGCGCCGTTACAACGCGGCCTAAGCTGTTGTAAATGCAGCGCCTTAAAGCAAATGCCGT
It includes:
- a CDS encoding thioredoxin domain-containing protein; its protein translation is MLKSFLLCITLLLPFTSLAQDLDKINSDGDLYWSVQTSWPIPVKSRAIVQSLDNKKVFILGTNAKVYIFTSDGKRLGVIPVDPNVAAIDIAPRGEMLYLVNNKTNTYTAIDVSFKQNIDISGAPIRGAADAPVTLVVFSDFECPWCSKLEPVLAELLAQNQETLRIVFKHLPLPMHPQAETAALAAIAAQQQGKFWEMHDALFQNTTWNRNTVDETALRIGLNMEQYRVAMSSPQTVEQLAKDKSDAQAAEVTATPSLFINGRPVRDRSLPNLQKMVAEALEASATK
- a CDS encoding PhoH family protein translates to MRPSKTKHSAALHAEISQDLAFTDNQTVQQLFGDLNRNLLIIEQATGVKIHARGNGVKITGPAHAVELAASTLEQMYGLLLKGYPVFGQDIAFGVKILESSPHIRLEEIFLDKVCITARKRVISPKSVNQKLYIEAIRNNDIVFGIGPAGTGKTYLAVAMAVSALLKEQVAKIILTRPAVEAGEKLGFLPGDMAQKVDPYLRPLTDAINDMMGQDRTQELIERGMIEVAPLAFMRGRTLNNAFIILDEAQNTTREQMKMFLTRIGFDSQAVITGDITQIDLSGSQQSGLIQAEKILTDIKGIAFRHFSKADVVRHPLVQEIIQAYDQRDQTHSSRSAKES
- a CDS encoding pyridoxine 5'-phosphate synthase, producing MPVHCRYSRGTDQHRLNRRLLQQRCDSLLYLLGRTTATVSVVFIDDHEMAAYNLQYRNKQGPTNVLSFPVDTDNRDGFLYPEDELGDILIAVDTARREAMEQKSGLHHRLTELIVHGMLHLIGYDHERSESEAEHMQHYEQQLFQQIQTTRSSPMPFLAINVDHVATIRQARGGVEPDPVLAASLCELAGADGIVVHLREDRRHILDRDVRLLRQTVKTRLNLEMANTPEIIDLALEVKPDMITLVPEKREELTTEGGLDVPAHAKNIAKTIARMQAAGIPVSIFIDPDATQAQAALDVGATYVELHTGNYCEARTMEEQEQQYTLIEQVSELAYELGLKINAGHGLDYRNVHPIAALPFIDELSIGHAVISRAVLVGLENAVREMLTIVRSV